One genomic window of Corallococcus silvisoli includes the following:
- a CDS encoding O-methyltransferase produces the protein MTSTLHSPPVATLLTHLFADARKTDAAVLAPFSALSPEARADALHRDPRAFYASVAEAYLPVSEELGRLLYALTLARRARTVVEFGTSFGLSTLHLAAALRDSGGGRLITTEYEPAKVRRAKEHLTRAGLVDLVEFREGDAMETLRHDMPDGIDLVLFDGAKPLYLPLLRLLEPRLGPGAILVADNVRMSPDFAAHVARPEHGYIPVALPWEDDDCLFAVRVG, from the coding sequence ATGACCTCGACCCTGCACTCGCCCCCCGTCGCCACCCTGCTCACCCACCTCTTCGCCGACGCGCGCAAGACGGACGCCGCCGTGCTCGCGCCCTTCAGCGCCCTCTCTCCCGAGGCGCGGGCGGACGCGCTGCACCGCGACCCGCGCGCCTTCTACGCCAGCGTCGCGGAGGCCTACCTGCCGGTGTCGGAGGAGCTGGGCCGGCTGCTCTACGCGCTCACCCTCGCGCGGCGCGCGAGGACGGTGGTGGAGTTCGGCACGTCGTTCGGCCTCTCCACCCTCCACCTCGCGGCGGCGCTGCGCGACAGCGGCGGCGGGCGCCTCATCACCACGGAGTACGAACCCGCGAAGGTGCGCCGCGCGAAGGAGCACCTCACCCGCGCGGGGCTCGTGGACCTGGTGGAGTTCCGCGAGGGCGACGCGATGGAGACGCTTCGCCACGACATGCCGGACGGCATCGACCTGGTGCTCTTCGACGGCGCCAAGCCGCTCTACCTGCCGCTGCTCCGACTGCTGGAGCCCAGGCTTGGCCCCGGCGCCATCCTGGTCGCGGACAACGTGCGGATGAGCCCGGACTTCGCGGCCCACGTCGCGCGGCCGGAGCACGGCTACATCCCGGTGGCCCTGCCCTGGGAGGACGACGACTGCCTCTTCGCCGTGCGCGTCGGGTGA
- a CDS encoding LysR family transcriptional regulator yields MAGLDLNLLVALDALLREGSVARAAERLNLSAPAMSRTLTRIRTALGDPVLVRAGQGLVPTPRALALREQVRAVVRDATALLSPGTPTAPERLTRTLTLRVNDGVIPLLGNALYQRAREEAPGLTLRFVAEGTEDVESLRDGEVDLDIGVQGALGPEIRVQRLGEEPSVCLVGRASPLAKGRMTLERFARAEHVVVSRRGRLRTPLDAVLEEHGHERRVTAVVPNLLAAAALVARTGALAVVNGGFARAVSTLMPVRERPVPLPLSPIVVAQVWHPRFDRDPAHVWLRRTVKALCDEPRRLLSP; encoded by the coding sequence ATGGCTGGCCTGGACCTCAACCTGCTCGTGGCGCTCGATGCCCTCCTGCGCGAGGGCAGCGTGGCGCGCGCCGCTGAACGGCTGAACCTGAGCGCGCCGGCCATGAGCCGCACGCTCACGCGCATCCGGACCGCCCTGGGGGACCCCGTGCTGGTGCGCGCGGGCCAGGGACTGGTGCCCACGCCCCGCGCCCTGGCCCTGCGGGAACAGGTGCGCGCCGTGGTGCGGGACGCCACGGCGCTGCTCTCTCCCGGGACGCCCACCGCGCCGGAGCGCCTGACGCGCACGCTGACGCTGCGGGTGAACGACGGCGTCATCCCGCTGCTGGGCAATGCGCTCTACCAGCGGGCACGCGAAGAGGCCCCGGGCCTCACGCTGCGCTTCGTCGCGGAGGGCACGGAGGACGTGGAGTCCCTGCGCGACGGCGAGGTGGACCTGGACATCGGCGTGCAGGGCGCGCTGGGCCCGGAGATCCGCGTGCAGCGGCTGGGTGAGGAGCCCTCCGTCTGCCTGGTGGGGCGCGCGTCTCCGCTCGCGAAGGGGCGGATGACGCTGGAGCGCTTCGCCCGCGCGGAGCATGTCGTGGTGTCGCGGCGGGGCCGGCTGCGCACGCCCCTGGACGCCGTGCTGGAGGAGCACGGCCACGAACGCCGGGTGACGGCGGTGGTGCCCAACCTGCTCGCCGCGGCGGCCCTCGTCGCGCGGACCGGGGCCCTGGCCGTGGTCAACGGCGGGTTCGCGCGCGCCGTCTCCACGCTGATGCCCGTCAGGGAGCGGCCCGTGCCCCTGCCGCTGTCCCCCATCGTCGTCGCGCAGGTGTGGCATCCCCGCTTCGACCGCGATCCCGCGCACGTCTGGCTGCGCCGGACCGTGAAGGCGCTCTGCGACGAACCGCGCCGCCTCCTCAGCCCGTGA
- a CDS encoding O-methyltransferase, producing MSQEQWTAIDRYITDHMVAPDAALDAALEASARAGLPAINVAPNQGKLLMLLARMHGARRILEVGTLGGYSTLWLARALPPGGRIVTLEAMPKHAEVARENIARAGLSDVVEVRVGSALDTLPQLEKEGQGPFDLTFIDADKVNTAAYFAWALKLSRKGSVILTDNVVRKGGIVDAASTDANVQGMRRFYEAVAAEPRVTATAVQTVGSKGHDGFSLALVTG from the coding sequence ATGAGCCAGGAGCAGTGGACCGCCATCGACCGCTACATCACCGACCACATGGTGGCGCCAGACGCGGCGCTGGACGCGGCGCTGGAGGCGAGCGCCAGGGCGGGGTTGCCCGCCATCAACGTGGCGCCGAACCAGGGGAAGCTGTTGATGCTGCTCGCGAGGATGCACGGCGCCCGTCGCATCCTGGAGGTGGGCACGCTGGGGGGCTACAGCACGCTGTGGCTCGCGAGGGCGCTGCCGCCCGGGGGCCGCATCGTCACGTTGGAGGCGATGCCGAAGCACGCGGAGGTCGCCCGGGAGAACATCGCCCGCGCGGGCCTGTCCGACGTGGTGGAGGTCCGCGTGGGCAGCGCCCTGGACACGCTGCCCCAGCTGGAGAAGGAGGGGCAGGGGCCGTTCGACCTGACCTTCATCGACGCGGACAAGGTGAACACGGCGGCGTACTTCGCGTGGGCGCTGAAGCTGTCGCGCAAGGGCAGCGTCATCCTCACCGACAACGTCGTGCGCAAGGGCGGCATCGTGGACGCGGCCAGCACCGACGCGAACGTCCAGGGCATGCGCCGCTTCTACGAAGCCGTGGCCGCGGAGCCCCGGGTGACGGCCACCGCCGTGCAGACGGTGGGCAGCAAGGGCCACGACGGCTTCAGCCTCGCGCTCGTCACGGGCTGA
- a CDS encoding S8 family peptidase codes for MEINRKSPASIAPTARSETSRAEAPKAKPLTVRDGFENKGARPTNFVDRPTGRPTPPGASVPASAFTFGSSNVAVKPDANKVLDAKKVDPSQPKPKLTGEPVIAVIDGGVDYKHTDLDDSMWTNPGEIDGDGIDNDGNGIADDIHGFNVGTGKGDPFKGEGTDHGTHVAGIIAAEDNGEGNTGIAAGKAKILSVGGLYDGADLLTNFERSVDYLVKMKTEHGVNIRAANASFGDSYRDAASQKRWTAAIQKLADADILLVAATANGNGSNMNKVPDMPANVDLPNVITVASMDRNNDKLARFSSHGDKVVDLAAVGEDVLSTVPGNDWEEMSGTSMATPTVAGTAARMFAENPDLTAVQVRDLILKTVEQDPDLKGKVITGGKLDINAAIAAAKATVEPQPESPAVASR; via the coding sequence ATGGAAATCAACCGCAAGTCGCCCGCCTCCATCGCCCCTACCGCCCGCTCGGAGACCTCCCGCGCGGAGGCGCCCAAGGCGAAGCCCCTGACGGTGCGTGACGGCTTCGAGAACAAGGGCGCGCGTCCCACCAACTTCGTGGACCGCCCGACGGGCCGCCCCACGCCTCCGGGCGCCAGCGTCCCGGCGTCGGCCTTCACCTTCGGGAGCTCCAACGTCGCGGTGAAGCCGGACGCGAACAAGGTCCTCGACGCGAAGAAGGTGGACCCGTCCCAGCCGAAGCCCAAGCTGACGGGTGAGCCGGTCATCGCGGTCATCGACGGCGGCGTGGACTACAAGCACACCGACCTGGATGACTCGATGTGGACGAACCCCGGGGAGATTGACGGGGACGGCATCGACAACGACGGCAACGGCATCGCGGACGACATCCACGGCTTCAACGTGGGCACCGGCAAGGGCGACCCGTTCAAGGGCGAGGGCACCGACCACGGCACGCACGTGGCGGGCATCATCGCCGCCGAGGACAACGGCGAGGGCAACACCGGCATCGCGGCCGGCAAGGCGAAGATCCTCAGCGTGGGCGGCCTGTACGACGGCGCGGACCTGCTGACCAACTTCGAGCGCTCGGTGGACTACCTGGTGAAGATGAAGACCGAGCACGGCGTGAACATCCGCGCCGCCAACGCGAGCTTCGGCGACTCCTACCGCGACGCCGCGTCGCAGAAGCGCTGGACGGCCGCCATCCAGAAGCTGGCGGACGCGGACATCCTGCTGGTCGCGGCCACGGCCAACGGCAACGGCAGCAACATGAACAAGGTGCCGGACATGCCCGCCAACGTGGACCTGCCCAACGTCATCACCGTGGCGTCCATGGACCGGAACAACGACAAGCTGGCCCGCTTCTCGTCGCACGGCGACAAGGTGGTGGACCTGGCCGCGGTGGGCGAGGACGTGCTCAGCACCGTCCCCGGCAACGACTGGGAGGAGATGAGCGGCACCTCCATGGCCACGCCCACGGTGGCCGGCACCGCCGCGCGCATGTTCGCGGAGAACCCGGACCTGACCGCCGTGCAGGTGCGCGACCTCATCCTGAAGACCGTGGAGCAGGACCCGGACCTCAAGGGCAAGGTCATCACCGGCGGCAAGCTGGACATCAACGCCGCCATCGCCGCCGCGAAGGCCACCGTGGAGCCCCAGCCGGAATCCCCCGCCGTCGCCTCGCGCTGA
- a CDS encoding toxin-antitoxin system YwqK family antitoxin, whose protein sequence is MRAPPVMRLLLLSVPLLSAPAWAIADCTFQGKPINLDNGSSTATLTGTVRCLDRDTKEETHTVSFKNGKQDGWEVRRWPGGRAVEQEYRAGKRQGGFKRYEEGRLVETAQYVDDNARGEELRYHPNGKVSRRVDRQPDDARSSFADYDDTGRLTSAGCGLQTSREAGTKDCPWKGPSPLVFFHPNGQKRAVIPLKDGLRQGVTESFDSKGQRTGTTAFAAGLRDGVSTEFYEGTARRSTTYVQGKQEGDETEYFNDGAKKQVTTWKDRQKVKRVEYFQNGERKREFVVTGTRAVDSLFLDDGSLRQRENLAMEDGRGRFVPDGLTESFLPDGGPQSREHYVQGDAEGQRQVWAENGVLVEDSQWAKGRVTARKRWNPDGGLVEDDTFYEDGSRKKKP, encoded by the coding sequence ATGCGCGCGCCTCCCGTGATGCGTCTCCTGCTGCTGTCCGTGCCCCTGCTCTCCGCGCCCGCGTGGGCCATCGCGGACTGCACGTTCCAGGGCAAGCCCATCAACCTGGACAATGGCAGCTCCACCGCCACCCTCACCGGCACCGTGCGCTGCCTGGACCGGGACACGAAGGAGGAGACGCACACCGTCTCGTTCAAGAACGGCAAGCAGGACGGCTGGGAGGTGCGCCGCTGGCCCGGCGGCCGCGCCGTGGAGCAGGAGTACCGCGCCGGCAAGCGGCAGGGCGGCTTCAAGCGCTACGAAGAAGGCCGGCTGGTGGAGACCGCCCAGTACGTGGATGACAACGCCCGGGGCGAGGAGCTTCGCTACCACCCCAACGGCAAGGTGTCCCGGCGCGTGGACCGGCAACCGGACGACGCCCGGAGCAGCTTCGCGGACTACGACGACACCGGGCGGCTGACGAGCGCGGGCTGCGGCCTCCAGACCTCGCGCGAGGCGGGCACGAAGGACTGCCCCTGGAAGGGGCCCTCGCCGCTCGTGTTCTTCCACCCGAATGGCCAGAAGCGCGCCGTCATCCCCTTGAAGGACGGGCTGCGCCAGGGGGTGACGGAGTCCTTCGATTCGAAGGGCCAGCGCACCGGCACCACCGCGTTCGCCGCGGGCCTGCGCGACGGCGTGAGCACGGAGTTCTACGAGGGAACGGCCCGCCGCTCCACGACCTACGTCCAGGGCAAGCAGGAGGGCGACGAGACGGAGTACTTCAACGACGGCGCGAAGAAGCAGGTCACCACCTGGAAGGACCGCCAGAAGGTGAAGCGCGTGGAGTACTTCCAGAACGGCGAGCGCAAGCGCGAGTTCGTCGTGACCGGCACCCGCGCGGTGGACTCCCTCTTCTTGGACGACGGCTCGCTGCGCCAGCGCGAGAACCTGGCCATGGAGGACGGCCGGGGCCGCTTCGTGCCCGACGGCTTGACGGAGTCCTTCCTCCCCGACGGCGGCCCCCAGTCGCGCGAGCACTACGTCCAGGGCGACGCCGAGGGCCAGCGCCAGGTGTGGGCGGAGAACGGCGTCCTCGTGGAGGACTCGCAGTGGGCCAAGGGCCGCGTCACCGCGCGCAAGCGCTGGAACCCGGACGGCGGCCTGGTGGAGGACGACACCTTCTACGAGGACGGCTCACGCAAGAAGAAGCCGTAG
- a CDS encoding TetR/AcrR family transcriptional regulator encodes MTQKTEQKQKSHDAILASAATLLVERGIQASSILDVMKGAGLTVGGFYGHFDSKEHLFTETLRGTARAVWNVLLRKAKEDAPEAPALKVMERYLSRKHRDGVTPTCPLPSITAEVSRAGEPYRGALESELQEFVQSFGELLGPGARRREKALAAIALMYGALSLSRAVRGTKLGDEFLDAAKKLGAELLVKDGAPRPPPASP; translated from the coding sequence ATGACCCAGAAGACGGAGCAGAAGCAGAAGTCGCACGACGCCATCCTCGCGTCCGCCGCCACGCTGCTCGTGGAGCGGGGCATCCAGGCCAGCTCCATCCTGGACGTGATGAAGGGGGCGGGGCTCACCGTGGGCGGCTTCTACGGGCACTTCGATTCGAAGGAGCACCTGTTCACGGAGACCCTTCGGGGCACCGCCCGCGCGGTGTGGAACGTGCTCCTGCGCAAGGCGAAGGAGGACGCGCCGGAGGCGCCCGCGCTGAAGGTGATGGAGCGCTACCTGTCGCGCAAGCACCGCGACGGCGTCACGCCCACCTGCCCCCTGCCCAGCATCACCGCGGAGGTGTCGCGCGCGGGCGAGCCCTACCGAGGCGCGCTGGAGTCGGAGCTCCAGGAGTTCGTCCAGTCCTTCGGGGAGCTGCTGGGGCCCGGGGCGCGGCGCCGGGAGAAGGCCCTGGCCGCCATCGCGCTCATGTATGGCGCCCTGTCCCTGTCACGCGCCGTGCGCGGCACGAAGCTGGGGGACGAGTTCCTGGACGCGGCGAAGAAGCTGGGCGCGGAGCTGCTGGTGAAGGACGGCGCGCCGCGTCCGCCGCCCGCGTCCCCATGA
- a CDS encoding peptidoglycan-binding protein has product MSLSATTSQRTNSVFSNRSQGVTANAVLSGSNPNAILSQYKPTGASARTAAQDGLQPGVAASTKMAQTDLARLQKFKGNIEAAAQKYGLPPALLAAIASRESRAGAALDRNGRGDGGNGFGVMQVDRRYHTPKGTPTGQEHINQAASILKGFVNDIKKAHPNWSEAQQLRGAVAAYNSGPGNVRTLQNMDVGTTGNDYSNDVWARAQALAPHFGGAATNTSTTDTGNTARPGRTTDSFEPAAANANGKKTWTSAPSLEQVKAGGHNLREGMQGAAVKHVQQMLGIPADGKYGPVTKKAVADFQKAHGLKPGTAEGQVGPTTLQTLEKSNGPGKTDSTNNNGAVLGNGVRINTNDPTLKKLATAALRNGETGYCVRTTLDNMSRLGIPNTPGATGNDPNNPRGGMAQMLRKGWESIPFPGAKQQTIKSPYGNATANVVSAAQYKKLVEQGKVPDGAIIFQSRHGWDYSGGSKGNDMGIVRDGGKTTHNYKDMSSIIYSDCKEVVILVPKGAIQRD; this is encoded by the coding sequence ATGAGCCTCTCCGCGACCACGTCCCAGCGTACGAATTCCGTCTTCTCGAATCGTTCCCAGGGAGTGACGGCGAACGCGGTACTCAGCGGTTCGAACCCGAACGCCATCCTGTCGCAGTACAAGCCCACGGGCGCCTCCGCGCGCACGGCGGCGCAGGACGGCCTGCAGCCGGGCGTGGCCGCGTCGACGAAGATGGCGCAGACGGATCTGGCGCGGCTGCAGAAGTTCAAGGGCAACATCGAAGCGGCGGCGCAGAAGTACGGCCTGCCCCCGGCGCTGCTGGCGGCCATCGCCAGCCGTGAGTCGCGCGCGGGCGCGGCGCTGGACCGCAATGGCCGCGGCGACGGCGGCAACGGCTTTGGCGTGATGCAGGTGGACCGCCGCTACCACACGCCGAAGGGCACGCCCACCGGTCAGGAGCACATCAACCAGGCGGCGAGCATCCTCAAGGGCTTCGTCAACGACATCAAGAAGGCCCACCCGAACTGGTCCGAGGCGCAGCAGCTGCGCGGCGCGGTGGCGGCCTACAACTCCGGCCCCGGCAACGTGCGCACCCTCCAGAACATGGACGTGGGCACCACCGGCAATGACTATTCAAACGACGTGTGGGCGCGCGCCCAGGCGCTGGCGCCGCACTTCGGCGGCGCCGCGACGAACACGTCCACGACCGACACGGGCAACACGGCGCGGCCGGGGCGCACCACGGACAGCTTCGAGCCCGCGGCCGCGAACGCGAACGGGAAGAAGACGTGGACCTCCGCGCCCTCGCTGGAGCAGGTGAAGGCGGGCGGCCACAACCTGCGCGAGGGCATGCAGGGCGCGGCGGTGAAGCACGTCCAGCAGATGCTGGGCATCCCGGCGGACGGCAAGTACGGCCCCGTCACCAAGAAGGCCGTGGCGGACTTCCAGAAGGCGCACGGCCTGAAGCCGGGCACGGCGGAGGGGCAGGTGGGCCCCACCACGCTCCAGACGCTGGAGAAGTCCAACGGCCCCGGCAAGACGGACTCCACGAACAACAACGGCGCGGTGCTGGGCAACGGCGTCCGCATCAACACGAACGACCCCACGCTGAAGAAGCTGGCCACCGCGGCCCTGCGCAACGGCGAGACGGGCTACTGCGTGCGCACGACGCTGGACAACATGAGCCGGCTGGGCATCCCGAACACGCCGGGGGCGACGGGCAATGATCCGAACAACCCCCGCGGCGGCATGGCGCAGATGCTGCGCAAGGGCTGGGAGTCCATCCCCTTCCCGGGCGCCAAGCAGCAGACCATCAAGAGCCCCTACGGCAACGCGACCGCCAACGTGGTGTCCGCGGCCCAGTACAAGAAGCTGGTGGAGCAGGGGAAGGTGCCGGACGGCGCCATCATCTTCCAGTCGCGCCACGGCTGGGACTACAGCGGCGGGTCCAAGGGCAACGACATGGGCATCGTGCGCGACGGCGGCAAGACGACCCACAACTACAAGGACATGAGCTCCATCATCTATTCGGACTGCAAGGAGGTCGTCATCCTGGTCCCGAAGGGCGCCATCCAGCGCGACTGA
- a CDS encoding aminopeptidase P family protein has protein sequence MGLEQTQGAAARERIARLRQVMRERDVAAVWVPSSDPHLSEYVPDRWKAREWVSGFTGSMGTLVVTAEDAGLWVDSRYWEQADAQLKGSGIATVRTSNAPGQPHLEWLAANVPPGRAVAVDGAVLGLGQARSAASLLTAKGVVLRTDLDVVAEAWPDRPRMPFAPVYAHEQAAGSRADKLQALRAELARVGATHHFISTLDDIAWLTNLRGADVDYNPVFLAHLLVEPGGARLFITEGKVPDALRVALEADGITLRPYDEAARALGALPADAKLLVDPRRVTHGLRQAVAEGVAVVEALNPSTVAKSRKTAAELEHIRGAMAQDGAALCHFFAWFESALGREPITELTIDERLSAERARRPGFVSLSFATIAAFNANGAMPHYRATPESHATVCTPGQPVQGLLLIDSGGQYTTGTTDITRVVPVGEPTAEQRRDFTLVLQGMIHLSQAHFPRGTRSPALDVLARAPLWAEGLDYGHGTGHGVGYFLNVHEGPHGISQTLPNEPHTALEPGMVTSNEPGLYRPGRWGIRIENLIATVPAKSTPFGDFLRFETLTLCPIDTRLVDRSLLSAAEADWLNAYHATVRERLQPHVQGAARDWLMQRTEAI, from the coding sequence ATGGGCCTTGAGCAGACGCAGGGGGCCGCGGCGCGCGAGCGCATCGCGCGGCTGCGGCAGGTGATGCGGGAGCGCGACGTGGCGGCGGTCTGGGTACCGTCGAGTGATCCACACCTGTCCGAGTACGTGCCGGACCGCTGGAAGGCCCGCGAGTGGGTGTCCGGCTTCACGGGCTCCATGGGCACGCTGGTGGTGACGGCGGAGGACGCCGGCCTCTGGGTGGACAGCCGCTACTGGGAGCAGGCGGACGCGCAGCTGAAGGGGAGCGGCATCGCGACGGTGCGCACGTCGAACGCGCCCGGGCAGCCGCATCTGGAGTGGCTCGCGGCGAACGTGCCGCCAGGGCGGGCGGTGGCGGTGGATGGCGCGGTGCTGGGGCTGGGGCAGGCGCGGTCCGCGGCTTCGCTGCTCACGGCGAAGGGCGTGGTGCTGCGGACGGACCTGGACGTGGTGGCGGAGGCCTGGCCGGACCGGCCGCGGATGCCCTTCGCGCCCGTGTACGCGCACGAGCAGGCGGCGGGCTCGCGCGCGGACAAGCTCCAGGCGCTGCGCGCGGAGCTGGCCCGCGTGGGCGCGACGCACCACTTCATCTCCACGCTGGATGACATCGCGTGGTTGACGAACCTGCGCGGCGCCGACGTGGACTACAACCCGGTGTTCCTCGCGCATCTGCTGGTGGAGCCCGGGGGGGCGCGCCTGTTCATCACGGAGGGCAAGGTGCCGGACGCGCTGCGCGTGGCGCTGGAGGCGGACGGCATCACGCTCAGGCCGTACGACGAGGCGGCCCGGGCGCTGGGCGCGCTGCCGGCGGACGCGAAGCTCCTGGTGGACCCCCGGCGCGTGACGCATGGCCTGCGGCAGGCGGTGGCGGAGGGCGTGGCGGTGGTGGAGGCGCTCAACCCGTCGACGGTGGCCAAGTCGCGCAAGACGGCCGCGGAGCTCGAACACATCCGCGGCGCGATGGCGCAGGACGGCGCGGCGCTCTGCCACTTCTTCGCCTGGTTCGAGTCGGCGCTGGGCCGTGAGCCCATCACCGAGCTGACCATCGACGAGCGCCTCTCCGCGGAGCGGGCCCGCCGTCCGGGGTTCGTGTCGCTCAGCTTCGCGACCATCGCCGCGTTCAACGCGAACGGCGCGATGCCGCACTACCGGGCGACGCCGGAGTCCCACGCGACGGTGTGCACGCCGGGGCAGCCCGTGCAGGGCCTGCTGCTCATCGACTCGGGCGGGCAGTACACGACGGGCACCACGGACATCACGCGCGTGGTCCCGGTGGGGGAGCCCACGGCGGAGCAGCGGCGGGACTTCACGCTGGTATTGCAAGGGATGATCCACCTGTCCCAGGCCCACTTTCCCAGGGGCACGCGTTCGCCGGCCCTGGACGTGCTGGCGCGAGCGCCGCTGTGGGCGGAGGGGCTGGACTACGGCCACGGCACGGGCCACGGCGTGGGCTACTTCCTCAACGTCCACGAGGGGCCGCACGGCATCTCGCAGACGCTGCCCAACGAGCCGCACACGGCGCTGGAGCCGGGCATGGTGACGTCCAACGAGCCGGGCCTCTACCGGCCGGGGCGTTGGGGCATCCGCATCGAGAACCTCATCGCCACGGTGCCGGCGAAGTCGACGCCCTTCGGGGACTTCCTCCGCTTCGAGACGCTGACCCTGTGCCCCATCGACACGCGGCTGGTGGACCGGAGCCTGCTGTCCGCGGCGGAGGCGGACTGGCTCAATGCCTATCACGCCACCGTGCGCGAGCGGCTCCAGCCCCACGTCCAGGGCGCGGCGCGCGATTGGCTGATGCAGCGGACCGAGGCGATTTGA
- a CDS encoding glycosyltransferase family 4 protein — MRRVLAVLPYVPLPSDTGGTLRTLELMRALASRFSLDVLALNRPGNDAEGFARWLAGLGVPTRHLHLVDTPRVAPRETLHSTRAFFHGTPLTYIRFTRQGARESFRRAVEERGPFDIIHFDHLHMAQLLRLARELNPSAHLVIDEHNVESQLLARLVPLSAPPLRPLLRWQYRRLERLERECVNEADSVLACSNVDAALLRSLGARQVHVVPNGVKLPEFEHREVTGDDLVFVGSMDWWPNEDAVLRLAREVWPLVSSELAPGKLMVVGRSPPASVRALENERLVVTGSVPSVAPHLARALATAIPLRAGSGTRLKVLEAAAAGVPVVATRLAVEGLPMVEGQHVLLAESAQEFAAALRRLRNEPDLCLKLSRNARRMAEAFAWEGIAEGLGELYQNAPAVAVGGKKPPGEEVS, encoded by the coding sequence GTGCGACGCGTCCTCGCCGTCCTTCCCTACGTACCGCTGCCTTCGGACACGGGCGGAACGCTGCGCACGCTGGAGCTGATGCGCGCGCTGGCTTCGCGCTTCTCGCTGGATGTGCTCGCGCTGAATCGTCCTGGGAATGACGCCGAGGGCTTCGCCCGCTGGCTGGCCGGGTTGGGCGTGCCCACCCGACATCTGCACCTGGTGGACACGCCGCGCGTGGCGCCCCGGGAGACGCTGCACAGCACCCGGGCCTTCTTTCACGGCACGCCGCTCACCTACATCCGCTTCACGCGCCAGGGCGCGCGGGAGTCCTTCCGCCGCGCGGTGGAGGAGCGCGGCCCCTTCGACATCATCCACTTCGACCACCTGCACATGGCGCAGCTGCTGCGGCTGGCGCGGGAGCTGAACCCCTCCGCGCATCTCGTCATCGACGAGCACAACGTGGAGAGCCAGCTGCTCGCCCGCCTGGTGCCCCTGAGCGCGCCGCCGCTGCGCCCGCTCCTGCGCTGGCAGTACCGCCGCCTGGAGCGGCTGGAGCGCGAGTGCGTGAACGAAGCGGACTCCGTGCTCGCGTGCTCGAACGTGGACGCCGCGCTGCTGCGCTCCCTGGGGGCGAGGCAGGTGCACGTGGTGCCCAACGGCGTGAAGCTGCCGGAGTTCGAGCACCGGGAGGTCACCGGCGACGACCTGGTCTTCGTGGGCTCCATGGACTGGTGGCCCAACGAGGACGCCGTGCTGCGGCTGGCCCGCGAGGTGTGGCCGCTGGTGTCGTCGGAGCTGGCGCCGGGCAAGCTCATGGTGGTGGGCCGCAGCCCTCCCGCCTCCGTGCGCGCGCTGGAGAATGAACGGCTGGTGGTGACGGGCTCGGTGCCGTCCGTGGCGCCGCACCTGGCGCGCGCGTTGGCGACGGCCATTCCCCTGCGCGCGGGCAGCGGGACGCGCCTCAAGGTGCTGGAGGCCGCGGCGGCGGGCGTGCCCGTGGTGGCCACGCGCCTCGCGGTGGAGGGGCTGCCCATGGTGGAGGGCCAGCACGTCCTGCTCGCCGAGTCCGCGCAGGAGTTCGCCGCCGCGCTGCGAAGGCTGCGCAATGAACCCGACCTGTGCTTGAAGCTCTCGCGGAACGCGCGCCGGATGGCGGAGGCCTTCGCGTGGGAAGGCATCGCGGAGGGCCTGGGCGAGCTCTACCAGAACGCTCCGGCCGTGGCGGTGGGGGGCAAGAAGCCCCCGGGCGAAGAGGTCTCTTGA